A single window of Coffea eugenioides isolate CCC68of chromosome 7, Ceug_1.0, whole genome shotgun sequence DNA harbors:
- the LOC113777057 gene encoding uncharacterized protein LOC113777057 has product MKHVATALNILKEHQLYAKRSKCSFAQTEVEYLGHIISDQGVMADPKKVEGMMGWPRPTTVKQLKGFLGLTGYYRKFVKGYGSIAKPLTVLLKKDGFLWNEEAEEAFQRLKLAMTNTLVLALPDFTKPFIVETDACYGGVGAVLMQDRRPLAYLS; this is encoded by the coding sequence ATGAAGCATGTTGCCACAGCATTGAACATCCTGAAGGAACATCAACTTTATGCTAAAAGGAGCAAATGCTCCTTTGCTCAGACAGAAGTGGAGTATTTGGGCCACATTATCTCTGACCAGGGGGTAATGGCTGACCCCAAGAAGGTAGAAGGGATGATGGGATGGCCAAGGCCAACTACAGTTAAGCAACTAAAAGGGTTTCTAGGTTTGACAGGTTACTATAGGAAGTTTGTGAAGGGCTATGGCTCCATAGCTAAGCCACTCACTGTGCTGCTTAAAAAAGATGGATTTCTATGGAATGAAGAAGCTGAGGAGGCTTTCCAGAGGCTGAAGTTAGCAATGACCAACACCCTTGTGTTGGCACTGCCTGACTTCACCAAACCATTTATAGTTGAAACTGATGCATGCTATGGAGGTGTGGGAGCTGTGCTGATGCAGGACAGAAGACCTTTGGCATATCTGAGCTAG
- the LOC113777056 gene encoding putative late blight resistance protein homolog R1A-10: MNQMLELLEGLRFLTVLLRHQEKFKELCLEMKNLIGVVACDAAVVIFSLSVNQIQKGLAKETDLALFHLLKVLKFIRAEVTDPVTSVSGFGFPRTNELGSMDFLLENLKELESCNEADDSIAFPKDQIRTVLEDLVFLRSFLVKIADQRNGNGKLQALWSRIMEVAHWAEFVIDSIVVGDKHEYLGRVARDIQLLRTEARETYHSTRHDCGAQRTNQKSFRIESKRSIPVLNEVLVGLDDEIKTIIHSLTRGSKLLDFVSIVGMAGLVQLLCSISSRSPDEYLEMDESDLAPKLFKLLKRNRYLIFLDDVWEIKAWNLVKSSLPDDANGSRILFTSRIQLQFKPDSMAHHLRHLTDEESCKLLQKKVFRKEGFPPTLGKVGSQIAKLCRGLPLTVVLAAGILANTAEDCWEEVAKSLTSSIVLNDEYCMMTLELSYNHLSDDLKPCLLYFSAFQEDENVPVRRLFWLWISEGFVRKTERMRFEDVADDYLKDLVDRSLVMVSEQRSMGGAKACRLHDLVHEFCVKKAKEENFLHVLHSRNDHTGPSNPLRVCDRNARNLMIWESLLEFPYVRSLLLFNEDDLGFWLPKLLRVLDLGELVFHAYLPMEVFLLAHLRYLALRTRGVKFIPAAIANLSRLQTFLLRGNGIHCLLPKAIWNIKTLRHLWTTYPYAGFIFPVENLEECPGLDRLDSLSLAIDPSSQSLQKILTKLPNICRLRCTKTASREKCTGDGILVFDCLSRLESLTLRCFESTRFKFPLNLKKLTLKQNEQPWSEISTIGKLPKLEVLKLVDDPFFGKEWEMKEGEFPKLRVLKLSNLRDFRSWTASSDNFPRLEKLIVHNCWMMEEVPSCLGECPTLEMIEVRGCLESVASSVKQIQQEQIDMGNEVLGEKSIELQLLPAQLR, from the exons ATGAATCAAATGCTAGAGCTCCTCGAGGGGCTAAGATTCCTGACAGTCCTCCTCAGGCACCAGGAGAAGTTCAAAGAGCTGTGCCTTGAAATGAAGAATCTTATTGGAGTTGTGGCCTGTGATGCAGCAGTTGTAATTTTCTCTCTTTCCGTGAATCAAATCCAAAAAGGCTTGGCCAAGGAAACTGATCTTGCTCTTTTTCATTTGCTTAAAGTGCTCAAGTTTATTAGGGCAGAAGTTACCGATCCAGTAACGTCAGTATCAGGATTTGGTTTTCCTAGGACCAATGAGTTGGGCTCTATGGATTTTCTCCTTGAAAATCTGAAGGAACTAGAAAGTTGTAATGAGGCTGATGATTCAATTGCATTCCCGAAAGATCAAATCCGCACAGTCCTAGAAGATCTCGTATTCTTAAGATCTTTCCTTGTCAAGATAGCAGACCAGCGCAACGGGAATGGAAAACTCCAAGCTCTTTGGAGTCGGATTATGGAGGTTGCACACTGGGCAGAGTTTGTCATTGACTCTATCGTGGTTGGTGATAAACATGAATATTTGGGAAGAGTTGCCAGAGATATCCAGCTTTTGAGGACTGAGGCCCGTGAAACCTATCATAGCACGAGGCATGACTGCGGAGCTCAGAGAACTAACCAGAAATCTTTCCGCATTGAGTCAAAACGTAGCATCCCAGTGTTGAATGAAGTTCTGGTGGGTCTTGATGATGAGATAAAGACAATTATTCACAGTCTTACCAGGGGTTCAAAGCTGTTGGATTTTGTTTCAATTGTGGGTATGGCTGGACTTG TTCAGCTTTTATGCAGTATTTCTTCTAGAAGTCCTGATGAATATCTTGAGATGGATGAAAGTGATTTGGCTCCCAAGCTGTTCAAGCTTTTAAAGAGAAATAGGTATCTCATTTTTTTGGATGATGTGTGGGAGATCAAGGCATGGAATTTGGTCAAAAGTTCATTACCCGATGATGCCAATGGAAGTAGGATTCTCTTCACCAGCAGAATTCAATTGCAATTCAAACCTGATAGCATGGCTCACCATCTCCGCCACCTTACTGACGAAGAGAGTTGTAAATTGCTGCAGAAAAAGGTATTTAGAAAAGAAGGTTTTCCTCCGACACTAGGTAAAGTTGGATCTCAAATAGCAAAATTATGTAGGGGCTTACCTCTCACAGTTGTCCTCGCTGCTGGAATTCTTGCTAATACTGCAGAAGACTGCTGGGAAGAAGTTGCAAAGAGTCTAACTTCCAGTATTGTCCTTAATGATGAATACTGCATGATGACGCTTGAGCTGAGTTACAATCATTTATCGGATGATTTGAAACCATGCCTTCTTTACTTCAGTGCATTTCAAGAAGACGAAAACGTTCCTGTCCGAAGGTTGTTTTGGCTCTGGATCTCTGAAGGATTTGTGCGAAAGACTGAAAGAATGAGATTTGAGGATGTGGCAGATGACTATTTGAAGGATCTGGTTGATAGAAGTTTAGTTATGGTTTCTGAACAAAGAAGTATGGGTGGCGCTAAAGCCTGCCGACTACATGATTTAGTACATGAGTTTTGTGTGAAAAAAGCCAAAGAAGAAAACTTTCTACATGTTTTGCATAGTCGGAATGATCATACTGGCCCAAGCAACCCCCTCAGAGTTTGTGATCGAAATGccaggaatttgatgatttgggAGTCACTGCTAGAATTTCCCTATGTACGCAGTTTATTATTGTTTAATGAGGATGATTTGGGGTTTTGGTTACCTAAACTTCTTAGAGTGTTGGATTTGGGGGAATTGGTGTTTCATGCATATTTGCCTATGGAAGTATTTTTGCTTGCTCACTTGAGATACTTAGCTCTTCGTACTAGAGGAGTAAAATTCATCCCAGCTGCAATAGCTAACCTCTCAAGGTTACAAACTTTTCTGCTACGAGGAAACGGCATTCATTGTTTGTTACCCAAGGCTATCTGGAACATTAAGACATTGAGACATCTATGGACTACATATCCCTATGCTGGTTTCATTTTTCCTGTTGAAAATCTTGAAGAATGCCCAGGTTTAGATCGTTTAGACAGTTTAAGCCTTGCCATTGATCCCTCCTCTCAAAGCTTGCAAAAGATACTGACAAAGTTACCAAACATCTGCAGGCTAAGATGTACGAAGACGGCATCAAGAGAAAAATGTACTGGAGATGGGATTCTCGTGTTTGACTGCTTGAGTCGACTAGAATCACTTACTCTGCGTTGCTTTGAGTCGACTAGATTTAAATTCCCGTTGAATTTGAAGAAGCTGACTCTAAAACAAAATGAGCAGCCATGGAGTGAAATCTCAACAATTGGAAAGTTGCCCAAACttgaagtgcttaaattagtCGATGACCCCTTCTTTGGGAAAGAATGGGAAATGAAAGAAGGGGAGTTCCCTAAGCTCCGAGTCTTGAAATTGTCAAACTTGCGGGACTTTCGCAGCTGGACTGCATCTTCTGATAATTTTCCCCGTCTTGAGAAATTGATTGTGCACAATTGTTGGATGATGGAAGAGGTGCCTTCTTGTTTAGGGGAATGTCCGACTCttgaaatgattgaggtgagaGGGTGTCTTGAGTCTGTTGCAAGTTCAGTGAAGCAAATTCAACAAGAACAGATAGATATGGGAAATGAG